In Solanum lycopersicum chromosome 5, SLM_r2.1, the following are encoded in one genomic region:
- the GH3-5 gene encoding jasmonoyl--L-amino acid synthetase JAR4, with protein sequence MKMVEERENKFDPQQVIDEFEILSKDAGKIQEETLQKILEENGRTEYLQQWGLNGKTDQVSFKNCVPLVTHKDLEPYIRRIVNGDLTPILTRKPITIISLSSGTTQGKPKFVPFNEELMESTMQIFKTSFAFRNREFPVVNGKALQFIYGSKQFKTKGGLAAGTATTNVYRNSQFKKTMKAMQTPCCSPDEVIFGPDFHQSLYCHLLCGLILRNEVQVVSSTFAHSIVHAFRQFEQVWQELVSNIRDGVLSSRVNVPSIRSAMSKLLKPDPELADTIYNKCIRLSNWYGLIPELFPNTRYIYGIMTGSMEPYLTKLRHYAGDLPLLSADYGSSEGWIGANVNPELPPELVTYAVLPNIGYFEFIPLVENVDGVEATPVGLTEVKLDEEYEIVVTNFAGLYRYRLGDVVKIKGFHNRTPELQFICRRNLLLSINIDKNTEKDLQLAVEAAAQLLLNEKLEVVDFSSNVNTSADPGHYVIFWELNGEASEEILKECCNCLDKSFVDAGYVSSRKVKTIGALELRIVKRGTFHKILDHFVGLGAAVSQFKTPRCVGTTNLSVLQILTSNVVESYFSTAFS encoded by the exons ATGAAGATGGTGGAGGAAAGGGAGAATAAGTTTGATCCACAACAAGTGATTGATGAATTTGAGATATTAAGCAAAGATGCTGGGAAAATTCAAGAAGAGACCTTACAAAAGATTCTTGAAGAAAATGGAAGGACAGAATATTTGCAACAATGGGGTCTTAATGGGAAAACAGATCAAGTTTCTTTCAAGAATTGTGTTCCTCTTGTTACACATAAGGATTTGGAGCCTTACATTCGTAGAATTGTTAATGGTGATCTTACTCCTATTCTCACTAGAAAGCCTATTACTATCATCTCGTTGAG TTCTGGTACAACTCAAGGAAAGCCAAAATTTGTACCTTTCAATGAAGAATTGATGGAATCCACCATGCAAATATTCAAGACTTCTTTTGCCTTTAGGAACAG AGAATTCCCAGTTGTAAATGGGAAAGCATTACAGTTCATTTATGGAAGCAAACAGTTCAAGACGAAGGGAGGTTTAGCAGCTGGAACAGCCACAACAAATGTGTATCGAAATTCGCAATTCAAGAAGACAATGAAAGCAATGCAGACCCCATGTTGTAGCCCTGATGAAGTGATATTCGGCCCTGATTTCCATCAGTCCTTGTACTGTCATCTCTTGTGTGGTCTCATTTTACGTAACGAAGTTCAAGTTGTCTCATCTACATTTGCTCATAGTATTGTCCATGCTTTTAGACAATTCGAACAAGTATGGCAAGAACTTGTTTCTAACATAAGGGACGGAGTCCTTTCAAGTCGCGTAAATGTCCCTTCTATAAGATCAGCAATGTCAAAATTACTCAAACCTGATCCAGAACTGGCTGATACTATTTATAACAAGTGCATTCGGTTAAGTAATTGGTACGGGTTGATACCTGAATTATTCCCCAACACAAGGTACATATATGGTATCATGACCGGATCAATGGAACCTTACTTGACGAAATTGAGGCATTATGCAGGGGATTTACCTCTGCTTAGTGCAGATTACGGATCTTCTGAAGGATGGATCGGAGCAAATGTTAATCCTGAATTGCCTCCTGAGCTAGTTACTTATGCTGTACTTCCTAATATTGGTTATTTCGAATTCATTCCTCTCGTGGAAAATGTAGATGGCGTGGAGGCTACACCAGTTGGTTTAACTGAAGTTAAACTCGATGAAGAGTATGAAATTGTTGTCACCAATTTCGCTG GTTTATATCGATACAGGCTTGGTGATGTGGTAAAGATAAAAGGATTCCACAATCGCACTCCCGAGCTCCAATTTATTTGTCGTAGGAATCTCTTACTAAGCATCAACATCGACAAAAACACTGAGAAAGATTTACAACTAGCCGTGGAAGCAGCAGCACAGCTGCTATTAAACGAGAAGTTAGAAGTAGTCGATTTCTCTAGCAACGTAAACACATCAGCTGATCCAGGGCACTATGTAATCTTCTGGGAACTGAATGGTGAGGCAAGTGAGGAAATTCTGAAAGAATGTTGTAATTGTTTGGACAAATCTTTCGTCGATGCTGGCTATGTTAGCTCTCGGAAGGTCAAAACCATCGGTGCCCTTGAGCTACGGATAGTGAAGAGAGGGACATTTCATAAGATTTTAGATCATTTTGTAGGACTAGGAGCAGCAGTTAGCCAGTTCAAAACTCCGAGATGTGTCGGTACAACGAATCTCTCTGTGCTGCAAATATTGACTAGTAATGTTGTTGAGAGCTATTTTAGTACTGCATTTAGTtga